TATTTCTTCTGCGATCAAATGAACATCCTTACCACTTTCCTTTCCAAAAGAAGTAGCACCCCAGTCGGGTATAGACACTACAAACACCCTGTTTGTATGCCCCCCGGCGAAACCAATGGCAGCCGACAACAACTCCTTAAATTCTTTACGGTATACATCCGGAGAGTAACCGCGGTATTGGTTATTTACACCAATAAGCAAGGTCACAAAACTATAATTTCCAGAAATTTGAGCCTCAGAAACAGCAACCTTTAACTCATCTGTGGTCCAGCCTGTTTTTGCAATAACCCTGGGTTCAGCAACACGAATACCATTGGTTTTTAGTACTGTGGCCAGTTGATAAGGAAAACTAAGTTCCTGGTCCACCGCCTCTCCAATAGTATAAGAATCTCCCAATGCAAGATAGCTGTGCACTGGCTCCGAAAGCGGCTCAGGTAGTTCCAGTTCCATATTAAACAGCACGGCAATATGGTTCTTTAACTTCTCTTTAACCTGGTCCATATCCACAGCATACCCAAGCTCGCGCTCCATGGTAGTCACGTCTTTATCGTCGATGCCGCAAGGCACTATATTTTTAAAATACTCCAGATTGGCATTTACATTAAGTGCAAAACCATGCATGGTAACCCATCTGCTGCAACGCACACCCAAAGCACAGATTTTACGTGCATTCACGTTATCAGCATCAAGCCAAACACCAGTAAATCCCGGATAACGACCAGCCTGGATACCGAAATCTTTAAG
The nucleotide sequence above comes from Pedobacter sp. MC2016-14. Encoded proteins:
- a CDS encoding GDSL-type esterase/lipase family protein gives rise to the protein MELELPEPLSEPVHSYLALGDSYTIGEAVDQELSFPYQLATVLKTNGIRVAEPRVIAKTGWTTDELKVAVSEAQISGNYSFVTLLIGVNNQYRGYSPDVYRKEFKELLSAAIGFAGGHTNRVFVVSIPDWGATSFGKESGKDVHLIAEEIDQFNAINKEETLSAGVHYTDITPASRLAATDAALTAIDGLHPSGKMYSNWVDALVGPVAKLLK